The Strix aluco isolate bStrAlu1 chromosome 1, bStrAlu1.hap1, whole genome shotgun sequence genome has a window encoding:
- the OTUD1 gene encoding OTU domain-containing protein 1 → MQLYSSVITHYPAGGTAAAAAAAASPSAAGVFKVSLSPGPASAEAPSAADAAGPSPAAESPAKDSFVPAGGSGCSSAAAMPAFSSCLEVMPSGPAAGPGGRPAGGPQYSSCAQVTVSRRRPLERVVPIRIVQRAEAPGELVPASPRSRAWLEGILESMRQAGGDGEAAALPPPAEEPSNRSLRLSEHCQALQAAAAGAQPGLVPACRPAERSGSRALPAAGPSPGAAAEEGEEEEGGGAGVRGAPGGRPERSEKLALYLAEVEKQDKYLRQKGRFRFHIIPDGNCLYRAVCKAVYGDQRLHGELREQTVHYIADHLDHFNPIIEGDVGEFLIAAAQDGAWAGYPELLAMGQMLNVNIHLTTGGRPESPTVSTMVHYLGPEDPTRPSIWLSWLSNGHYDAVLERMCPNPEYEAWCRQTQVQRRRDEELAKSMAVSLSKMYIEQNACS, encoded by the coding sequence ATGCAGCTCTACAGCTCCGTGATCACCCACTACCCAGCGGGCGGGacagccgcagccgccgccgccgcggcctcGCCGAGCGCCGCCGGCGTCTTCAAGGTCTCCCTATCGCCGGGACCCGCCTCCGCGGAGGCACCGAGCGCCGCCGACGCCGCGGGCCCGAGCCCGGCCGCCGAGAGCCCCGCCAAGGACAGCTTCGTTCCCGCGGGGGGAAGCGGCTGCAGCAGCGCCGCCGCCATGCCCGCCTTCTCCTCCTGCCTGGAGGTGATGCCgagcggccccgcggcgggccccggcgggcggcCGGCGGGCGGCCCGCAGTACAGCTCCTGCGCGCAGGTCACCGTCAGCCGCCGGCGGCCGCTGGAGCGGGTCGTGCCCATCCGCATCGTGCAGCGAGCCGAGGCGCCCGGCGAGCTGGTGCCGGCCTCGCCGCGCAGCCGCGCCTGGCTGGAGGGCATCCTGGAGAGCATGCGGCAGGCCGGGGGGGACGGCGAGGCCGccgccctgccgccgcccgccgagGAGCCCAGCAACCGCAGCCTGCGCCTCAGCGAGCACTGCCAGGCGCTGCAGGCAGCGGCCGCCGGCGCCCAGCCCGGGCTGGTCCCCGCCTGTCGCCCCGCGGAGAGGAGCGGCagccgggcgctgcccgccgccggcccctcgcccggggcggcggcggaggagggggaggaggaggagggcggcggtGCCGGTGTGCGCGGGGCGCCGGGCGGCAGGCCGGAGCGGAGCGAGAAGCTGGCGCTGTACCTGGCCGAGGTGGAGAAGCAGGACAAGTACCTGCGGCAGAAGGGCCGGTTCCGCTTCCACATCATCCCCGACGGGAACTGCCTCTACCGCGCCGTCTGCAAGGCGGTGTACGGGGACCAGCGGCTGCACGGCGAGCTCCGCGAGCAGACCGTGCACTACATCGCCGACCACCTGGACCACTTCAACCCCATCATCGAGGGCGACGTGGGAGAGTTCCTCATCGCCGCCGCCCAGGACGGGGCCTGGGCCGGCTACCCGGAGCTGCTGGCCATGGGGCAGATGCTGAACGTGAACATCCACCTCACCACGGGCGGCCGGCCCGAGAGCCCCACCGTTTCCACCATGGTTCACTACCTGGGGCCCGAGGACCCGACGCGGCCCAGTATCTGGCTGAGCTGGCTTAGCAACGGGCACTACGATGCTGTGCTGGAGCGCATGTGCCCCAACCCGGAGTACGAGGCGTGGTGCAGACAGACTCAGGTACAGCGCAGGCGGGACGAGGAGCTGGCCAAGTCCATGGCAGTGTCCTTGTCCAAGATGTACATTGAGCAGAACGCCTGCTCTTGA